The genomic region GCCGCCGAGATACTCGCCCGTCAGCGTATGCGCGGAGCGGATGTCGCCCGGCGTGCCGTCGTAGACGATCGTGCCGCCGCGCTCGCCCGGGCCGGGCCCCATGTCGATCAGCCGGTCGGCCGCGAGCATCACCGACGGATCGTGTTCGACCACGACCAGCGTATTGCCCGCGTCGCGCAGCCGCTGCATCGCCTCGACGATCCGCGTGAGGTCGCGCGGATGCAGGCCGATGCTCGGTTCGTCGAGCACGAACAGGGTTTTCGTGAGCGACGTGCCGAGCGCCGTCGTCAGGTTGATCCGCTGCACCTCGCCGCCCGACAGCGTGCGGCTCTGCCGGTCGAGCGTCAGGTAGCCGAGCCCCACGTCGCACAGGTATTTCAGGCGCGTGCGCACCTCGGCGAGCAGCAGCTTCAGCGCATCGTCGAGCAGCGCGCTCGGCAGCGTGATGTCGTCGAAGAAGCGGCGAATGCGCTCGATCGGCAGCAGCATCAGGTCGTGCACGGTGAGGCCCGGCAGCGCTTCGAGCTGCGCGCGACTCCAGTCGACGCCGCGCGGCATGAAGCGGCCGGCCGGCGCGAGCACGCCGTCTGCATTTTCTTTCGACCCGAGCCGCCATTGCAGCGATTCCGTCTTCAGGCGCGCGCCGCCGCACACGTCACACGGCGTGTAGCTGCGGTATTTCGACAGCAGCACGCGGATATGCATCTTGTACGCTTTCGACTCGAGATAGCCGAAGAAGCGCTTCACGCCGTACCACTGGCTCTGCCACTTCCCGTTCCAGTCCGGCGACCCGTTGACGACCCAGTCGCGCTCGGCGTCCGACAGCTCGGACCACGGCGTGTCGCGCGGGATGCCGGCTTTCGCCGCGTAGCGCATCAGGTCGTCCTGGCACTCCTTCCAGGCCGGGGTCTGCATCGGCTTGATCGCGCCGCCGCGCAGCGTCTTGCGCGCGTCGGGGATCACGAGGCCGAGATCGACGCCGATCACGCGGCCGAAGCCGCGGCAGGTTTCGCATGCGCCGTATGCCGAATTGAACGAGAACAGCGCCGCCTGCGGCTCCGCGTAGCGCAGGTCGCTGTCGGGATCGTGGAGCCCGGTGGAGAAGCGCCATACCTGCGGCTCGGCAACCGCGCTCCCGGCGTCGGCCGGCAGCACATAGACGTTCACGCGCCCGCCGCCGCGCTTCAGCGACGCCTCGATCGCCTCGACCACGCGCACCTTGTCGGCGCCCTGCACGCGGAAGCGGTCGGCCACCACGTCGAGCACCTTGCGCGGCCCGGTGGGCGACGCGACCTCGCGCTGCGCCTGCACGCGCGTATAGCCGCTCGCCGACAGCCACTGCGCGATTTCTTCGTCGGACACCGCTTCCGGCAGCTCGACCGGGAACGTGACGACGACGCGCGGATCGTCCGCCTGCGTGCGCGCGACGAGCTCCGCGTAGATCGTCTCCGGCGTGTCGTGCCGCACCTGCCGCGCGGTCTTGCGGTCGAACAGCTCGGCCGCGCGCGCGTACAGCAGCTTCAGGTGATCGTTCAGCTCGGTCATCGTGCCGACGGTCGAGCGCGAGCTGCGCACCGGGTTGGTCTGGTCGATCGCGATGGCCGGCGGCACGCCGTCGACACGTTCGACCTGCGGGCGGTCCATCCGGTCGAGGAACTGCCGCGCGTACGCGCTGAACGTCTCGACGTAGCGCCGCTGGCCTTCCGCGTACAGCGTGTCGAACACGAGGCTGGACTTGCCGGAGCCCGACGGGCCGGTGACGACCGTCATCTCGCCGGTACGCAGGTCGAGATCGAGATTCTTGAGGTTGTGCTGACGTGCTCCGCGAATGCGGATCAGATTGCTGGATGACAATTTGCCTGCCCGTCTGAATGAGTTAGCCAGAGTGCTCGGTGCCGGAACGCTGCGGCGGATGCCCGCAGGCGCGGCGCACGGGCCGCAACGGTTGCACGTGTGCGGCTCGATTGCGACGGACACTATACTGTATATTCATACAGTTTTCCATGACGACCCTGGCGCCGTCATGGGCAGGCGGCTGGCGAGGGGGCGAGACGCCTGCCGGCATGGCATGGCGCGATGACGGGCACCCTGAAATCTCGGATCACCCGGATTCCGCTGTCGGTCGCCGCTGTCCGTCCGATGCAGCCGGACCCCAGGAATAAACGCCTCGCCGCGCACGTTTACCGCACGTACCGCACCAAGAAAGCGTTCATGCCGTCGCACCGGCAGGGGTGTCTGCGTGCGCGGCAGTCACGCCGATCGATCCCCCACTCCTGATTCCCCCTTCCCCACGTCTCGCTTGCGCGACGGCGCCTGCCGAACAGGCGACCGGGCGCATGCTGGTTCGCAGCGGTAATGGACGCGTCCCGCCCACCATTCGAATCCCCCGTCGCCGGCTGACGACGGGGGCAGCCTTCCCCCGCGTGCAGCGCTCGAAAAGTTAACTTGTAGAAGTTGTGACGCATTAGTAGCATTTGCTACATGAACACCTTATCGATCTGGTCACTCCTGGTTCTGACCCTTCCGACAGAAAACGCGACGGCCCGCATGCGGTTCTGGCGTGCGCTGAAGGCGAAGGGGTGCGCGGTGCTGCGCGACGGCATCTACCTGCTGCCGTACACCGGAGAGCATGAAGCGACCCTGCGCGAACTCGCGGACGCGATCGCCGAGAGCGGCGGCACGGCCCACCTGTTGCGCGCGCCCAGTCTCGACCCGTCACAGGAACAGGAATTCCGCGCGCTGTTCGACCGCGACGACGACTACGCGGCCTTCACGCGAACACTCATCGACGCGCGCAAGACACTGGCCGGGCAGTCCCCCACGGAACTCACCCGCCTGCTGCGTCGCCTGCGCAAGGATTTCGACGCCATCCGGGCGATCGACTATTTCCCGGGCGATTCGGCCACTCGTGCCGAAGTCGCGCTGCAGGATTTCGTCGCGCTGGTCGACACCGTGCTGTCGCCGGGCGAGCCGCACGCCGCGGACCGCGCCATTCGCCCGCTGGCGATTGACGAGTACCACGGTCGCACGTGGGCGACGCGGCAGCGGATGTGGGTCGATCGCGTCGCGAGCGCATGGTTGATCCAACGATTCATCGACGCACGCGCCCGCTTCATCTGGCTGGCGGCGCCGGCGGATTGCCCGGTCGATGCGCTCGGCTTCGATTTCGACGGTGCGACGTTCACGCACGTCGGCGAGCGCGTGACATTCGAGGTGCTACTCGCCAGTTTCGGGCTCGAAAACGACGCCGCGCTGATGCGGCTCGGCGAGATCGTGCACGCGCTCGACGTAGGCGGCCCCGCCGCGCCGGAAGCGGTGGGCTTCGAGGCCGTGATGGCCGGCACGCGCCAGCGCACGGAGAACGACGATCAGTTACTCGAGCAGATGGGCGCCGTGCTCGACGCCCTGTACGCGCACTTCACGTCGAATGGCAAAAACCAGACCACGGCCCGATCATGACCACTACCGTCGCCACCACCGAACCGACCTACTCGCTGGGCGAGCTGGTCGCCTACATGCTGCGTCTCGGCACCTTGGGTTTCGGCGGGCCGGTCGCGCTCGCGGGCTACATGCGTCGCGACCTGGTCGAGCGTCGCGGCTGGATCACGGAGGCCGACTACAAGGAAGGCCTCACGCTGGCACAGCTCGCACCGGGGCCGATGGCGGCCCAGTTGGCGATCTATCTCGGCTTCGTCCACTACCGCCTCCTCGGCGCGACGCTGGTCGGTTTCGCGTTCGTGCTGCCGTCGTTCCTGATGGTGGTCGCGCTCGGGTTCGCGTACGCGCATTTCGGCGGGCTGTCGTGGATGCAGGCCGTCTTCTACGGCGTCGGCGCCGCGGTGGTCGGCATCATCGCGATGAGCGCGTACAAGCTCACGACCAAGACCGTCGGCAACGACAAGCTCCTTTGGGCGATCTTCCTGACCCTGGCTGCGGTGACCTTCGTCACGGAATCGGAAATCGCGTGGCTGTTCGTCGCCGCCGGCCTGATCGGCTGGCTGTGGCGTGCTCCACCGAAGTGGCTGCACAAGGGCGGCCTGAATGCCGTTGCCGCTGCCCATCTTCCCGCGGCTAGCGGGTGGCTGAGCGGCATCGATTTACCGCAGCTCGTTCAGATCGGTGCCTTCTTCATGAA from Burkholderia sp. HI2500 harbors:
- a CDS encoding chromate resistance protein ChrB domain-containing protein, whose product is MNTLSIWSLLVLTLPTENATARMRFWRALKAKGCAVLRDGIYLLPYTGEHEATLRELADAIAESGGTAHLLRAPSLDPSQEQEFRALFDRDDDYAAFTRTLIDARKTLAGQSPTELTRLLRRLRKDFDAIRAIDYFPGDSATRAEVALQDFVALVDTVLSPGEPHAADRAIRPLAIDEYHGRTWATRQRMWVDRVASAWLIQRFIDARARFIWLAAPADCPVDALGFDFDGATFTHVGERVTFEVLLASFGLENDAALMRLGEIVHALDVGGPAAPEAVGFEAVMAGTRQRTENDDQLLEQMGAVLDALYAHFTSNGKNQTTARS
- a CDS encoding chromate transporter, encoding MTTTVATTEPTYSLGELVAYMLRLGTLGFGGPVALAGYMRRDLVERRGWITEADYKEGLTLAQLAPGPMAAQLAIYLGFVHYRLLGATLVGFAFVLPSFLMVVALGFAYAHFGGLSWMQAVFYGVGAAVVGIIAMSAYKLTTKTVGNDKLLWAIFLTLAAVTFVTESEIAWLFVAAGLIGWLWRAPPKWLHKGGLNAVAAAHLPAASGWLSGIDLPQLVQIGAFFMKAGAFVFGSGLAIVPFLYGGVVTEHHWLNDKQFVDAVAVAMITPGPVVITVGFIGYLVAGFPGALVASLGTFLPCYLFTVIPAPYVKKYGHRPGVKAFVNGITAAAVGAITGSVLVIAKRSIVDIPTALLAVATVLLLWRFKKLQEPVIVTAAAVIGLVAFPLLHH